A genomic window from Leptospira fletcheri includes:
- a CDS encoding ParB/RepB/Spo0J family partition protein, with protein MAKRAEFAGMDLLTAFGGEESSRKEISVGDIQPNPEQPRIFGREEVSDLTESMRRLGLIEPIVVRRAGKKFQIVAGERRYQAAKILGWKSIAAVETDASEDRCYEMALAENEKRKSLNPWEVGRAIQYLRKEKKKTAEEVAKLLGYTERYVKQLSSIARLDQKSVGDLLRSGREASVKNLETLLKKKEGRGGETISPRKVPDRVILDLKSLPSKTKDLFLRDLSTLKKKYGIR; from the coding sequence ATGGCCAAGAGAGCTGAGTTTGCCGGTATGGATCTGCTGACGGCGTTCGGCGGAGAAGAATCCTCGCGGAAAGAGATTTCCGTCGGAGATATACAGCCGAATCCCGAGCAGCCTAGGATTTTCGGCAGGGAAGAAGTAAGCGATCTGACAGAATCTATGCGTCGCCTGGGTCTAATCGAACCCATCGTAGTCCGGAGAGCGGGTAAGAAATTTCAGATCGTGGCGGGGGAAAGGCGATACCAGGCCGCGAAGATTTTGGGATGGAAGTCCATCGCCGCGGTGGAAACCGACGCGTCCGAGGATCGCTGTTACGAGATGGCTCTGGCGGAAAACGAAAAGAGAAAAAGTCTGAATCCCTGGGAAGTAGGGAGAGCGATCCAATATCTGCGCAAGGAAAAAAAGAAAACGGCCGAAGAGGTCGCCAAGTTGCTAGGCTATACGGAAAGGTATGTGAAACAATTGAGTTCGATTGCGAGGTTGGATCAGAAGTCTGTCGGTGACTTGTTGCGCTCGGGAAGAGAGGCATCCGTAAAAAATCTGGAAACTCTCCTGAAAAAAAAGGAAGGTAGGGGGGGTGAAACGATTTCACCCCGGAAGGTCCCCGATCGTGTAATCCTGGATTTGAAATCTTTACCCTCGAAAACCAAGGATTTATTCCTGAGAGATCTTTCTACTTTAAAGAAAAAATACGGAATTCGCTGA